Sequence from the Patescibacteria group bacterium genome:
TTTGGCGGACAGCCGGGAATAATAAAATCCACGGGTACATAAGCAGAGAGGGGTTCTATTTTTCTATTATCAATTTTTTTTCCGGAAGACGGATAAACATATTTTAAGATTTTATCTTTATTGCCGTAATTTTTGATTTTTTGGATATTACCTAGATGAGCGCAGGCGCCTAGAGCGATCAAGGTTTTAGCTTGTTTACGCAGATTTTCCAGTTTTATTTTTTCTTCTTCCCTTGTGACCGTTCCTTCAATAAATGCAATATCAATGTCTATTTCACTATTAGCTTTTTTGTCCTCAATGAGATGGAAATCCACTAATTCAAAATCCTCCAAGACTTTAAAAAAAGTTTGGCCTAAATCTAAAATAGAGAAAAGGCAGCCATTACAAGAGGTGAGCGAAGTAATAATTAAAGTTTTTTTCTTTTTTTTCATCGGGAAAAAGGAATACGTTTTTTAGAGTTGAGGTTAATTTTTATCTTTTGGCTTTGGTCCTGATGCTGATTTTTTTTA
This genomic interval carries:
- a CDS encoding sulfhydrogenase 1 subunit delta — protein: MKKKKKTLIITSLTSCNGCLFSILDLGQTFFKVLEDFELVDFHLIEDKKANSEIDIDIAFIEGTVTREEEKIKLENLRKQAKTLIALGACAHLGNIQKIKNYGNKDKILKYVYPSSGKKIDNRKIEPLSAYVPVDFIIPGCPPNNQEILEVLRQVAIGSKPHLPDRPVCYECQIKNYPCLLLEGKPCLGPMIRGGCEAICLKSNLPCTGCRGRVNEPNEKKMQELLGNKEYERVLEIFGNK